One segment of Primulina tabacum isolate GXHZ01 chromosome 14, ASM2559414v2, whole genome shotgun sequence DNA contains the following:
- the LOC142524296 gene encoding uncharacterized protein LOC142524296: protein MSTTSKMEARVDRNQQPQQPKIQIYSTPNDEISGFWREKYERDAKKNWDIFYKRHQDRFFKDRHYLDKEWGHHFSEEGRHVILEVGCGAGNTVFPLLATYPDIFVHACDFSPRAVDLVKRHRDFTEARINAFVCDLTIDDLYLHISPSSVDIVTMIFVLSAVSPEKMALVVQNIKKVLKPNGHILFRDYATGDLAQERFIGKEQKISENFYVRGDGTRAFYFSVEFLENLFKESGFNMKEHVLCCKQVENRSREIVMNRRWVQAVFQAAYCTTGSAVSHLQGDNDKPKDVENGFEIEISEGMAIEMFGVPPSSEEVVDVAIKDYNFKIKLFSKEYQHTCTSTGLMLWESARLMAYVLATNQEIVSGKRVLELGCGCSGICSMIAARSANLVVATDGDTKALEFLTENVSSNLESPFLDTLHTRKLEWGNETDIEAIRKLNRKKFDVIIGTDVTYIPQAINPLFATARELMSSSRIMEQDQKPVLILCHVLRRIDELSLTSAASEYGFRLVDRWPESKPHDPFQGIVKNWFSDSQYAVPSTALSIMYFSVADTTDD from the exons ATGTCAACCACTTCTAAAATGGAAGCTAGAGTGGACAGAAATCAACAACCACAACAGCCAAAGATACAAatatattctactccaaatGATGAAATATCTGGCTTCTGGAGAG AGAAGTATGAAAGAGATGCAAAGAAGAACTGGGATATATTTTATAAACGTCATCAAGACCGG TTCTTTAAGGATCGGCATTACCTGGACAAAGAGTGGGGACACCACTTCTCT GAAGAAGGAAGACATGTTATTTTGGAG GTTGGTTGTGGAGCTGGAAATACTGTATTTCCTTTGCTTGCAACATACCCAGATATATTTGTGCATGCATGTGATTTCTCACCTCGTGCTGTAGATCTGGTTAAG AGGCACAGAGACTTCACAGAGGCAAGGATCAATGCATTTGTTTGTGATCTAACCATTGATGATTTATACCTGCATATATCTCCTTCATCCGTTGACATTGTGACAATG ATATTTGTTTTATCTGCAGTGTCCCCAGAGAAAATGGCTCTAGTGGTACAGAATATCAAAAAAGTTCTCAAG CCAAATGGTCATATATTGTTTCGTGATTATGCTACTGGTGATCTTGCTCAG GAAAGGTTCATTGGCAAGGAACAAAAGATCAGCGAAAACTTCTATGTGAGGGGTGATGGAACT CGAGCTTTCTACTTCTCAGTTGAGTTCTTGGAAAATCTTTTCAAAGAAAGTGGATTCAACATGAAAGAACATGTTTTGTGCTGCAAGCAAGTTGAAAATAGGTCGAGAGAGATTGTGATGAATAG GCGATGGGTTCAAGCTGTATTTCAGGCAGCTTACTGTACAACTGGCAGTGCAGTGAGTCATCTACAAGGGGATAATGATAAACCGAAAGATGTTGAAAATGggtttgaaattgaaatctccgaGGGCATGGCCATTGAAATGTTTGGTGTACCCCCTTCCAGTGAAGAG GTTGTTGATGTTGCAATAAAGGATTACAATTTCAAGATAAAACTATTTTCAAAAGAGTACCAACATACCTGCACGTCAACAGGCTTAATGCTATGGGAATCAGCTAGGTTAATGGCTTATGTACTTGCCACAAATCAAGAAATAGTCTCCGGTAAAAGGGTTTTAGAACTTGGATGTGGCTGCAGTGGAATCTGTTCAATGATTGCTGCTAGATCTGCCAACCTCGTTGTTGCCACTGATGGTGACACAAAAGCACTCGAATTCTTGACTGAAAATGTATCCTCAAACCTGGAATCACCATTTCTCGATACACTACACACAAGAAAACTAGAATGGGGTAATGAAACCGACATAGAAGCTATACGGAAACTAAACAGGAAAAAATTTGATGTTATTATTGGCACGGATGTAACATATATTCCTCAGGCTATTAATCCCCTGTTTGCTACCGCACGAGAATTGATGTCATCCAGCAGAATTATGGAACAGGATCAAAAACCAGTTTTGATTTTATGCCATGTTTTGCGCAGAATAGACGAGCTATCTTTGACTTCTGCTGCATCGGAATATGGTTTCAGATTGGTGGATAGATGGCCTGAATCAAAACCGCATGATCCATTTCAAGGTATTGTCAAGAATTGGTTTTCTGATAGCCAATATGCAGTTCCGTCTACAGCACTCAGTATCATGTATTTTAGTGTTGCAGACACCACAGATGATTGA